The Triticum dicoccoides isolate Atlit2015 ecotype Zavitan chromosome 6A, WEW_v2.0, whole genome shotgun sequence genome has a window encoding:
- the LOC119316236 gene encoding protein S-acyltransferase 24-like, translating into MASEIEVLEDTTAAAAAVASPAGAGGAAAAGEAEAAEEESLKDDVYTGAAYGDLEKLHRLVELEGRSVTEPDGLGYHALQWAALNNRVAAAQYILEHGADVNAIDHTGQTALHWSAVRGHIQAAELLLKEGAKVDAADLYGYQTTHVAAQYGQTAFLYHIISKWNADPDVPDNDGRSPLHWAAYKGFADSIRLLLFLGAYRGRQDKEGCTPLHWAAIRGNMESCTVLVQVGKKEDLMVQDNTGLTPAQLAADKSHRQVAFYLGNARKVHERGCGGNNYFGKLSKLGLAPVLWCIIIGLIVAYIHSVIAGQYNSNMTLLFGFFSWLGVFLAIAGLVMFYRCSRKDPGYINKNIRDSQTQRDDEPLLKRGLDNPELLAGNWSQLCITCKIVRPIRSKHCSTCDRCVEQFDHHCPWVSNCIGKKNKWEFFMFLILEVSAMIITAATAVIRVAGDPGSPASFDGWLNYSAMNHPWVVSFVIMDLFLFFGVITLTVVQASQISGNITTNEMANAMRYSYLRGPGGRFRNPFDHGVRKNCSDFFLKGYNEDIEKVEQTSHPDEEMAIIHMTRGAVSQNGESVPLHANGADHVCADSQTNSKSHRQVSSSKCCDHTKKTDKTPLGLGLGLGRNNPSSRYARNLLPL; encoded by the exons ATGGCGTCGGAGATCGAGGTCCTCGAGGACACGACCGCCGCCGCGGCCGCGGTCGCCTCCCCCGCCGGGGCCGGCGGGGCGGCCGCCGcgggggaggcggaggcggcggaggaggagtcgcTCAAGGACGACGTGTACACGGGCGCCGCGTACGGGGACCTTGAGAAGCTGCACCGCCTCGTCGAGCTGGAGGGCCGGTCGGTGACGGAGCCCGACGGCCTCGGCTACCACGCGCTTCAGTGGGCCGCCCTCAACAACCGCGTCGCCGCCGCCCAGTACATCCTCGAG CACGGAGCAGATGTAAATGCTATAGACCATACAGGGCAAACAGCACTTCACTGGAGTGCAGTGCGTGGTCATATTCAAGCTGCAGAACTACTTCTGAAAGAAGGAGCTAAGGTTGATGCTGCTGATTTATATGGATATCAG ACCACACATGTTGCAGCACAGTATGGTCAGACAGCATTTCTTTATCACATTATTTCAAAATGGAATGCTGATCCTGATGTCCCTGACAATGATGGCAGAAGTCCTCTTCACTG GGCTGCTTATAAGGGATTTGCAGACTCCATACGCCTCCTTTTGTTTTTGGGTGCTTATAGGGGGCGGCAAGATAAAGAAG GTTGTACTCCTTTACACTGGGCTGCCATTCGGGGGAATATGGAGTCATGCACTGTGTTAGTTCAGGTTGGTAAGAAGGAGGACCTTATGGTGCAAGACAATACTGGGTTAACTCCAGCCCAACTTGCTGCTGATAAGAGTCACCGGCAAGTTGCATTTTACCTT GGGAATGCTAGAAAAGTGCATGAAAGAGGATGTGGTGGGAACAATTATTTTGGGAAACTATCAAAATTAGGACTTGCCCCTGTGCTTTGGTGTATTATTATTGGCTTAATTGTTGCATATATACATTCAGTTATCGCAG GACAATACAACTCGAATATGACATTACTATTTGGTTTCTTTTCATGGTTGGGAGTTTTCCTTGCAATTGCTGGACTAGTTATGTTTTATAGATGTAGCAG GAAAGATCCTGGTTACATCAACAAGAATATAAGAGACTCGCAAACTCAAAGAGATGAT GAACCTTTGTTGAAGAGGGGTCTAGATAACCCAGAACTTCTGGCTGGCAATTGGTCTCAACTATGTATTACTTGCAAA ATTGTGAGGCCCATACGCTCAAAACACTGCTCTACATGTGATCGCTGTGTTGAGCAATTTGATCATCACTGCCCTTGGGTTTCAAATTGCATCGGAAAG AAGAACAAATGGGAGTTCTTTATGTTTCTTATCCTAGAAGTTTCTGCGATGATCATTACTGCTGCAACGGCTGTCATAA GAGTCGCAGGTGATCCAGGCTCTCCAGCATCGTTTGATGGATGGCTTAACTATTCAGCTATGAACCATCCTTGGGTGGTGTCTTTTGTTATAATGGATCTCTTCCTTTTCTTCGGCGTTATAACTCTAACAGTAGTTCAAGCATCACAG ATATCCGGGAATATAACAACAAATGAGATGGCAAATGCCATGAGGTACAGTTATCTCAGAGGCCCAGGTGGTCGGTTCAGAAATCCATTTGATCACGGGGTGAGGAAGAATTGTTCTGACTTCTTCCTGAAGGGGTACAATGAGGATATTGAGAAGGTAGAACAGACGTCACATCCTGACGAGGAAATGGCAATTATTCACATGACAAGAGGTGCAGTCTCGCAGAATGGTGAGAGCGTGCCACTTCATGCTAATGGTGCTGACCATGTTTGTGCTGACTCACAAACCAACTCAAAATCGCATCGCCAAGTTAGTTCGTCTAAATGTTGCGATCACACTAAGAAGACTGACAAAACCCCTTTGGGCCTAGGGTTGGGCCTTGGACGAAACAATCCCTCTAGCCGTTATGCACGGAATCTTCTTCCCTTGTGA